The nucleotide window TTCGCTAAGTAGGGCATCAGCCATTTGCAAGCATTTGATAAGTCCGTCGATGTTTGCACTGCTTTTGCCATTTTTAGCCAGTTTGTCTACTTCTTCTTTAGCAGAGTCGAGAGTTGATAGCTTCTGGAAGAAGACACCGATGCGATAGGCTAGCTCTTTGTTTTCGTCTGGCTTGATGTATTCCGATGCCTGACCTAGTTGGTCGGCATTGATATAAAGCTCATTGAGCTTGCCTTCAAGGGTATTTGTCAGGACCTTTTGTTTGGCTTTGCGATTGCGATTGATTGTCAAATATATTGTGGTGAAAAAGGCGATAAAAACAATGATCACTACAATCATTGCGCTACCAGCTAGCGGCGATGGTCCTTTACTTTGCGGCACCGGCGTCTGACTTTCGCTACCGTGGGCCTTTAGATAGGCGAGATTTTGCTCTCTTTCACCAATGGTGCTTTCGATACCACGAGGGGCGTGCTGTGCACTTGAAGCAATAGTGCTGCGGCCAACCACTGTGCCTGATTGATAGCGTTCTTCTATTGCTGTCAGACTGTCGCTAATGGCGCCTTTGATGTCTGTCTCTCTAGCTTTTGGTATAAACGATCTGGGTATGACAGTGCCTCTTACAAAGTTGGTGTCGACACCTGCATCTGTTAGTTTGTCACCACGGACGATGCGTACTTTGTGATTGCTATAGTCGACAAGCATCAAGAGTCTGTCTGTGGGCGCGCCTTTGATGCCCCATTTGTAGGCTATTTGATCGCTCAAAGCCAATAAGTCGTCGTTGTCTTTGTAGCCTCTCGGCAGTATGACGACACGGGCATGATAATGCATGCCCTTAGCTTCGGTATCTATTGTCTGTCTATCATCAGTGGTCAGGACGCCTGCTAAATCGAGCACCGTCTCGCTGGGCGGTTTGAGCGGCACTCCCTGTGGCCAGTCTTGATTCTTCATTTTTGCTCTTGCGTTTTAAGTCTTGCAGTTACGGTTGGTCAGGCTTATTTCTTGATGACCTGGACAATGCCACGCATTGCCTTTTGAAATTCTGGATTATTCAATGAACCATAGAAATAATAAGCCAAAACACCCAGCAAAGCCACTGTCAGCCAGCGCTGGATACTGATATGGGCTCTGGCGCTCATGGCATCTTTGGCGCGGTTGCTAAAGCCTACTCTTTCGCTGCCTCTAGAGTTTACTTGTTGCGATGCCGCATGACCGAGGCGGCCGTTACCTCTCACTCTCATTTTGGCGTATTCGGTAGCCGACGGTAGCTGTCTTTGACAGCTGATACAAAATTTGATCAAAGAGCGCACTGGTGTATTGCAATAAGGACAGTTAGTGTAAGGCAGATTGCTTAAGCCTTCGCCATTACCCAAGCCCTCTGTGTCGAGCGCTTCTGTGCCTTTTTCTCTGGTGCCCATAACAGCACTCATCACTCGTGATATCCAGGAGCGATTGGCGGCACCGTCGGCGTCCATCTTGCCGTATTGACCGGTGAGACTCTGCTGCGTTTGAATCGATTGATTGGCCTGACTGGACATGCGCTGATCCACCTGGGGGGCATCAACCATGGTCTTATTGACCAGCTCCATTGCTCTCTGGCTGGCTAGCACGCTGACCTGACCTTCATTAGGACCAAGAGCCGGGTAGGTCCCTGACATGAGGGCTTCAGCTTCACTCTCCATGTCTTTAAACTCGGCTTTTTCCATGCGGTGTTTGTAGCTTTTGAGTTTGATGCCATCTCTACTCAAAGCTGCCTTAAAGTCTTTGCCAAACTCCAGGATATCGGCATGTCTGTTTTCTGGTTCTTTGGCTAGAGCTTTGCTAAAAAAGTTTGTCAGTTCACTGCAGACTTTCATTTCAGGGCAGCTCAAGTTAAACGGTATCGGTGTGCCATAAAGATGGCAGTCCATCATTTCGATAGCTGATTTGGCCTGGTAAGGTAGCGTCCCTGAGAGGCATTCATAGACCACAATGGCTAGTGAATAAATGTCCGAGCGTGGGTCGACAGCCGATGCTGCCAGGCATTGTTCTGGACTCATGTAGGGCGGACTGCCGCAAACATCGCCAGTTTTTGTAATGGTATATGCGTCTTGAGTTTTTGGTTCTTTTAGTTTGGATAGACCGAAGTCCACCAGTGTAACCCAGTCTGGATTGTGGTTTTGAGTGGAGAGCAGGATGTTTTCGGGTTTGAGGTCGCGGTGTACGACATCCATTGAGTGAGCTGTTGCCAGAGCATCTGTTATCTGGGCAACAATCCTCTCTGTGCGCTCAAAACTCAGTGGCCCCCTCATTTTGAGCTCGTCTTTTATACTTACGCCTTCCAGGAAGTCCATCACCAAAAACGGCTGCCCTTGCGAGCTCATACCAAAGTCGTAAAGCGTCACTATATGGTGGTGACGTACTTGTGAGACTGTTTTTGCCTCGCGGTAAAATCTTTTGACTGCCTCACTATCTGACACCATGTGCGAGTGCAGCATCTTGATTGCCATGAGTTTGTCCATCTGCTCCTGACGAGCTTTGTAAACAACTCCCATGCCGCCGCGTCCGATAATTGAGACAATTTCATAGCGATCGCCCAATCTGGTACCAACCAGCGGGTCCATTTCCGTCGATTTCAAGGGAGTTGAGTCGACGGGGCATCGCTCAGTTTTTTCGTCGTATTCCGAGTGGCACTCAGGACATGTCTTCAAGGTGGATAGTAATTCAAAAAAGAGGGGGGCTAGTACAAGCATACCCTTTACTTATAAGGAAATATCTCTAAATCAATCTTGCAATAATGGAGTTACTAATTGGCAAACCGCGCTCAGTGATTTTGAGGTAACCGTCTGATAATTCCATCAGTCCTTCACCCGTAAATAGGCTTACTTCCTTTTGTTTGAGCGCTGCAATGTCAACTCCATACTGGCTTTTAAACTCTTCCAGGTGGATACCTTTGACCATGCGCAGACCAAGCATTATGCCTTCTAAAATCTGACCGGCTTCGTCAATAACTTCGCTTTGTTCGCCTTCCAGGTAATTGCGCAAATATTTATTAAAAGACTTGCTATTGCCGCTCCTGACGCCGTCTACATAGCGGTGAGCACCGACACCAAAGGCAAAGTATGGCTCGTTTTTCCAGTAGACAATATTGTGTCTGCTCTCGTAACCAGGACGTGCAAAATTGGAAATTTCATATTGAGCAAATCCAGCATATCTCAGGGTTTGTACCAATAATTCATACATGGCGACAAATTGTTCTTCATCTGGGTAGCTCTTGCTATCTCTTGGGTAGCGCAACAAAAGTGGTGCATTGATGGCGATTTCCAGACCATAAGCAGAGATGTGCTGGATACCGATGCGACTTGATAGGGCAATTGCTTCTTCCAGACTACTTTTAAAACTATCCAGTGTTTGCATTGGCAGACCATACATAAAATCCAGACTGATATTGCTAAAACCAGCCTGATGCGCTGCTTCTATCCCAGCAAAAGCCATGGCGCGTGTATGGTCGCGACCCATGGCCGTCAGTTCATTGTCGTGAAAAGATTCAATGCCAATAGAAAGACGATTGATTCCCATTTTGAGCCATTCTTTTGCTTTGTCTACACTTATGGCATGGGGCGTGGTTTCCAGTGATACTTCGGCATCATGCGCGATATCAAACTGTTTTTTGAGCGCCGCCTGTATTTTGGTGATTGTGCTGAGTTGAGCCAGTCCTGGAGTGCCTCCGCCATAAAAGACAGTATTTAATCTGCCGCCTTTTGGGCGAGCCGCCAGTCGTTCGTCCATTTCTTTGAGCAGGGCATCTGTGTATTCGTCCTCTTTGTTATCGAGTCCGCTAAATGCGGCAAAATCACAAAAGTCGCATTTGTGACTGCAAAAGGGGATATGTATGTAAACGCTCTCTGGCTCTTTATTGCTTGCTATCATGTAAGACCTCGCGACTAATCTTACTTGGTATATATGGCAGTGACGACTTGTGTTACTAGATGGTTATCTAACAAGCCACTTGTTGGCGTGTTGCTCTTTTGCGCCTGGACTTTTAACTCGGCATTTGCCCTGACTGGCGCGCAGCAGTCTTTAATCAAGTTAATCAATAGCAAACCAGCCAGCGTGGACTTGCGCTCTGTTGGTGATGTAGTTATTCAGTTGCGCCGCAAAGTAACCGACAATCCCTCCGATGGCAGTTTGCGCTTACGTCTTGGCAGTTATCTCTATCTTGCCGGCGATTTTGAGGGTGCTGCCACCGAGATGAAGCGGGCAGTAGCAATCAATCCAGACGACTATCTCGCCCATATTTTGTTGGCTCATGTGCTCGACCAGAGCGGAGACGAGGCCAGTGCTGACCTGGAGTTTAGACGTGCGCTGACCATCCGTAGCGATGTGGCAGAGGCGCATTATTACTACGGTCAGAGTCTCTTTAGACGGGCCGAAATATCAGAGTCAGTCAGTCAATTTCGTGAAGCAAGCCGGCTCAAGGCCACTGACCTCAACTTTGCCGGACTCTCCCGGGCGCTACTGGCCACCAGAGATGTCCAGGGGGCTATAAAAGCAGCCAGGCAGGCAGTCTCGGCTGATCCCAGCTCGAGCATAGCCCATGCCGATTTGACCAAGGCTTTGCTGGTAGCAGGAGACTATCACTGCGCTTTGCGCACTGCCAGGCAGGCCACCCTTCTAGATCCCACTTCGGCTGATGGTCATATGGCACTTGGCCGGGCTCTGTATGCCAACAAAAACATTCCCCAGGCAGTGGAAGAATTCCGCCAGGCTGTGCGTCTTGACCCCCTCAGTGCTCAGGCGCGCAATGATCTTGGCTACGCTCTTTATGGCAAAGGTGATGTTTCAAGTGCTGTCAGTGAGCTTAGATTGGCATTGCGGCTCAATCCGCACCTGGCTGAGGCGCGCAATAACCTGGAAATCGCTATCTATGGTCTGACTGGAGAGAAGCGACCTTAGCCAGGCTTAATCTTGTTTGGAGGCGTGGTTAGAGCGAGTTAGCCTTTGTTGAGCACTCATTTAAGGGAAGCCATGAGCTAGCGCGGTAAAATCAGGGACTATTTAGAGCAAGCGGTATCTCATGCCAGGCAAATACAAGCAATTTAGTGATTTTGGTCAGCCCTCGCGTCTGGCAAATTTTGCTGCACCACTAGTGGTGTCATTGCTGCTTGCTGGTTTTGCTTTTGCTCCAGCTCTAGCCGCGGACGATGATCCCACTGGTAGCAGTAACTCTACCAATGGTTTGTCCTTTACTCCCGGTCAATCAAAAGCTCCAGATGAGCCCGCACCAGATTTGGCACTTGCCACTGGTGATGATGACAAAAATAAAGACAAAGCAGATAAGGCAGATGGTGCCCAAATCGCTCAGGGCTCAATTAGACCAGCCAGTCGCAAGCCTTTACCCGGGGTGGTGGGCACAGTCAAAATCCGCAGACCATTTAAGCTTTTTGCTCAAGCCTCCAATAAAGAGATTTTGATCCACAATCTCACTTTTAGAGAGACCCCTGTGCGCGAAGTGATTAGTGAACTCGCTCGCCGTGGCAATCTAAACATCATCATCGATAAATCCTGTCAGGGCAAAATCACTGGTGAGCTGAGAGACGTCACTCTCGATGAGGCCATGGACAGTGTTTTAGCGGCAGCAGCTTTGACCAGTCGCACACTGGATAATTCCACTGTGGTGGTGGCGTCTACTCAAGCGATGGTGCAGCTCGGTCTCAATCGTCCAGTAGCCAGAGCATTTAAGCTCAGTTACGCTCACCCCTTTGATGTGGCTGGTTTGCTCAACGCCTCGGTCTTTAACCCCGGCTATTTACCTGATTTTAAATCTCAGACCAAACGTCATACCCAGGTCGAAAACGTCGAAGAAGCTGCCTCCGAAAAAGAAGGTCAGGCCCAGGGCAGTGATTTGCGTGGTCCAACTGCCGAAAAGTATGGCGGTAAAAACAACGATAAAGATGCTCAAAACTATGAGACTGATAGTACTCAGACTTATTCTCTCGAGACCCAACCCCGCAGTTTGCGGGGTATTACTAGATCTCAGACTCAAGAGGGCGTAGGCTTTAACAACGCCGCCGTCGATCCTGGTACACAGCAAATTAGAGCCAGTCTGGAAGTCAACTCAGACTATCCAGTTGACCCCAATGGCGGTGCGGCAATTGTCCTGCCTGATGTTAAAAATAGACAGGTGATTGTAGTTGGCACCAATGAAGATGTCACTATCGCCGAGGAAGCAATTAGACTTATCGACCGCAGACCCAAGCAAGTACACATTCAAGCATCGCTCGTGGAGCTTAATAACCAGGGCATAAGACAGCTTGGCGCCACACTCAACATCCAGGGCGAGGGTTTGTCCAGCTCGATTATGGGTAACTCGCAAGCCCCTCTAAAGTCATTCTTGCCAGGTTTGGGATCGACTGCTAACGCAGTTAACAACCCTGCTTTGCCTGCCATACCCTTTACCGGTGTGAACACCACTACTGTGGCTCCTAACGGACCTGGTGCTGGTTTTAACGGTCTTATCGGCTCGCTCGTACCTCTTACACCACCCACTATCGCCAATGTGACCGCGCTCACAACTGCTCAATCAGCCTTTAACTTCCTCACCG belongs to Candidatus Obscuribacter sp. and includes:
- a CDS encoding TPM domain-containing protein translates to MKNQDWPQGVPLKPPSETVLDLAGVLTTDDRQTIDTEAKGMHYHARVVILPRGYKDNDDLLALSDQIAYKWGIKGAPTDRLLMLVDYSNHKVRIVRGDKLTDAGVDTNFVRGTVIPRSFIPKARETDIKGAISDSLTAIEERYQSGTVVGRSTIASSAQHAPRGIESTIGEREQNLAYLKAHGSESQTPVPQSKGPSPLAGSAMIVVIIVFIAFFTTIYLTINRNRKAKQKVLTNTLEGKLNELYINADQLGQASEYIKPDENKELAYRIGVFFQKLSTLDSAKEEVDKLAKNGKSSANIDGLIKCLQMADALLSESQHLSTQVNAITGGIDSQAEARALVDKHDKEQKLLSAQKQESASDSEGENPGHILKVPQGEQAEKMPARLFGTSRYYQPSWSTMDEYAHPIVVQSNGGLTNLMFMLNQMETNRRLDDLAMHQYAIPPANSYYQDQSIFGGGSSSYDSGSDSGSWGSSDSGGSWDSGSDSGSWSDSGSSDSGSDSGSW
- a CDS encoding serine/threonine protein kinase; the protein is MDPLVGTRLGDRYEIVSIIGRGGMGVVYKARQEQMDKLMAIKMLHSHMVSDSEAVKRFYREAKTVSQVRHHHIVTLYDFGMSSQGQPFLVMDFLEGVSIKDELKMRGPLSFERTERIVAQITDALATAHSMDVVHRDLKPENILLSTQNHNPDWVTLVDFGLSKLKEPKTQDAYTITKTGDVCGSPPYMSPEQCLAASAVDPRSDIYSLAIVVYECLSGTLPYQAKSAIEMMDCHLYGTPIPFNLSCPEMKVCSELTNFFSKALAKEPENRHADILEFGKDFKAALSRDGIKLKSYKHRMEKAEFKDMESEAEALMSGTYPALGPNEGQVSVLASQRAMELVNKTMVDAPQVDQRMSSQANQSIQTQQSLTGQYGKMDADGAANRSWISRVMSAVMGTREKGTEALDTEGLGNGEGLSNLPYTNCPYCNTPVRSLIKFCISCQRQLPSATEYAKMRVRGNGRLGHAASQQVNSRGSERVGFSNRAKDAMSARAHISIQRWLTVALLGVLAYYFYGSLNNPEFQKAMRGIVQVIKK
- the hemW gene encoding radical SAM family heme chaperone HemW, whose product is MIASNKEPESVYIHIPFCSHKCDFCDFAAFSGLDNKEDEYTDALLKEMDERLAARPKGGRLNTVFYGGGTPGLAQLSTITKIQAALKKQFDIAHDAEVSLETTPHAISVDKAKEWLKMGINRLSIGIESFHDNELTAMGRDHTRAMAFAGIEAAHQAGFSNISLDFMYGLPMQTLDSFKSSLEEAIALSSRIGIQHISAYGLEIAINAPLLLRYPRDSKSYPDEEQFVAMYELLVQTLRYAGFAQYEISNFARPGYESRHNIVYWKNEPYFAFGVGAHRYVDGVRSGNSKSFNKYLRNYLEGEQSEVIDEAGQILEGIMLGLRMVKGIHLEEFKSQYGVDIAALKQKEVSLFTGEGLMELSDGYLKITERGLPISNSIIARLI
- a CDS encoding tetratricopeptide repeat protein, which codes for MAVTTCVTRWLSNKPLVGVLLFCAWTFNSAFALTGAQQSLIKLINSKPASVDLRSVGDVVIQLRRKVTDNPSDGSLRLRLGSYLYLAGDFEGAATEMKRAVAINPDDYLAHILLAHVLDQSGDEASADLEFRRALTIRSDVAEAHYYYGQSLFRRAEISESVSQFREASRLKATDLNFAGLSRALLATRDVQGAIKAARQAVSADPSSSIAHADLTKALLVAGDYHCALRTARQATLLDPTSADGHMALGRALYANKNIPQAVEEFRQAVRLDPLSAQARNDLGYALYGKGDVSSAVSELRLALRLNPHLAEARNNLEIAIYGLTGEKRP
- a CDS encoding type II secretion system protein GspD; translation: MPGKYKQFSDFGQPSRLANFAAPLVVSLLLAGFAFAPALAADDDPTGSSNSTNGLSFTPGQSKAPDEPAPDLALATGDDDKNKDKADKADGAQIAQGSIRPASRKPLPGVVGTVKIRRPFKLFAQASNKEILIHNLTFRETPVREVISELARRGNLNIIIDKSCQGKITGELRDVTLDEAMDSVLAAAALTSRTLDNSTVVVASTQAMVQLGLNRPVARAFKLSYAHPFDVAGLLNASVFNPGYLPDFKSQTKRHTQVENVEEAASEKEGQAQGSDLRGPTAEKYGGKNNDKDAQNYETDSTQTYSLETQPRSLRGITRSQTQEGVGFNNAAVDPGTQQIRASLEVNSDYPVDPNGGAAIVLPDVKNRQVIVVGTNEDVTIAEEAIRLIDRRPKQVHIQASLVELNNQGIRQLGATLNIQGEGLSSSIMGNSQAPLKSFLPGLGSTANAVNNPALPAIPFTGVNTTTVAPNGPGAGFNGLIGSLVPLTPPTIANVTALTTAQSAFNFLTANGAAGGRNNIATIPHALNLSVNMLLQTNKAKLVANPSIVVVDNTEALITIASEVVHKVTSTVSLGVVTTNVELTKAGIFLNVVPRVSEDGFISMRLRPQVSTPLGPPQVFGTTVVTLLNVRDIMSQEVRIKDGQTLVLGGLFTETEAAQLAKVPYLAEAPVLGALFRNTIKGRNRTELMLLITPKIVEEDPTTSLAERGTVPM